The DNA segment TGTCGATTCCCACCCAGAGCCTGTTCCGGTCGTCTTCAAGAAGCGATGTCACCTGGTCGCCAGGCAGGCCCTTCTTAGTTTGCAGGGAGGAGATAGTCCCATTGCGAATAGAGCCCAGGTCTCCCGAGCCTCCGGCCCAGATCGTCCCATCATGTGTAGCAAGAACAGAGTCAACCTCATCCGTCCCTAATCCTCCGAGACCTGGCACGTTCGTTACGCGGAGATCACGGAAGCAATCGAGCCCCTTTGTAGTCGCCGCCCAGACATCCCCATCGTTGTCTTCGTAGAAGGCAACGATATAGTCACCCGAAAGGCCATCCGAACTACGAAATCGATCTATTTTGCCATTACGAATTCGGTAGATGCCCTGCGCCTCAGTGCCAATCCACAAGCTGCCCTGCCTATCGGACAACAGAACGGTTACATCCAGAGAGCTTCCGTCAAGACCAGGAGCAAGAAACGGCTTCAACGCCCCGTGGACCACTTGTTCAAGTCCCAGTCCTGGACCGGCAGGGCTGATTCCTGCCAGCACGGTGCCATTCCGTAGAGTGGCAATTGCCATTACCCCCTGAGACGGATTCTCTTGCAGTCCTCTTAGCCTTAAAGTACTGACTGAGCCAGGTCGCCATTGCGTGAGAGAGACAGTGTCCCCGATCCAAAGAGAGCCGGAGGCATCCTCCATGAGGGTCGCACCTCCTTGAAGAGGAACTCCATCCTTCCGGTCGTAGCATTGGGTTTTGAGGCCCACTACCTTGCAAAACGCGACATTGTCCGGATCCTGCAGTAGATGGCGTGAGAACCATACTTCTCCGTTGAGTCGCTCGATCACTGCATCGATGCGGCCCATCGAATCCGGATACTGGACGAGCTTATGACCGACCAGATGTACCAGTCCAAAGTCTGTACCGATCCAGAGACTCCCATCACGCGCCCCAAGCAGTGATAAGGTCCTGAGGGAAGATACCTGATCTCCGGGCTCTGGAACATACGGAACGAACCGTACACCATCAAAGCGTACGAGTCCGTCCATTGTTCCGATCCACAGGTATCCATCGGACGTCTGGGCAACTGCGTAGGGGCGGCTATTGAAGAATCCGTCCTGCAACTTCCAGACAGAATGGCGATACTGCGACATCTGCCGACTGGGATCGACCGCCCACGCGGTGCAAGTTACCCAGAGCAATAAGAAACATAGTCGGAGTAAACGCGAGGTCTTCAACTTGGCCACCTTGGGGATTCTAGGCACACTGTTCCTGGGTCAGGTTGCAGAGCTAAGTTGATTCCTGCGAACTAATACGTATTTCATCGTGGGCGAACCAGCAACATCCAGCATCAAGCCCATACAATCCGCATCAACAAATACTCGCCTTAGAGTTTCACCATAGCGCATTTGGGGCATTCGCGGATCCTCAGAATCTGCTACCGGCGCACTGTAGATTTCTAGAGTTCAAACTCCGAGTTCAAACCCGGATTTCAAGCCCAGACTTCAGGCCCAGACTTCGAGCACCCCGCATCGTTCTCCAACATCGTTCTCCAGCCCAATCCACCAGCGTCGGCTGGTGGATTGGCCTAGCCACGCAGGATCGTGGTGAGATAGGTCGTAAGGATAACTTTGTAGTCGGCGACGATGATCGGCTGGTCCTCTGGAGTGGACTCGGCAAAGAGGCGAGTCATGCCGCTGACAGTTTGGATGACCACATTGGCGCTGAGGAATGCGCGGCCTTCGGTCAGTGCCGGGTTTTTGGCCCGGAATGCGTTGGCGATAGCGAGGCGAAGCGCGCGTCGGCTCGCAGGGTCGCGTCGGAAGCGAACACGTGCTGTCTGCAGCGCCAGATAGCAGGGATGCTGGTGGACAACGCGGAGCATCGTTTCGATGAAAATATTTGCGAACTTCTGCGGAGTCAGGCCTGGGGCCTGATCGATGAGCGACTTCCACTCGGTTTCGATGGCATGGCCGTATTGCTTCAGCAGCGCAAGGACAACGGAGTTCTTGTCAGGGAAGTAGTGGTAAAGGCCGCCGATAGAAGTGTTGCTGCGCGCCGCGATGGCGGTCATCGTGGTTGCCTCGAAGCCGACCTCGGCAAATAGACCTGCGGCGACGTCAAGGATAGCTGCGAGAGTTCGCTCGGAGCGCTCCTGCTGCGGTGGCCGGCGAACAGCCTTGCTTGGCGTGGCTTTTTTCGGGTTTGACGAAACCGAGGGCATCCTCGTATTCTAACTCGGAAGGCAAACCGAGGGAGTCCTCGGTTTATAAAAGGAGACAGGGTGAGCGATCTGCATCTGGTTACAAAGAAAACAGCGCTGGTAGTAATCGACTTGCAAAAGGGAATTGTCGGGCGACCAATTGTTCCACACGCGGCACCCGAGATCCTGGAGCGCTCAAGCCGTCTGGCCAGGGCTATACGGGAAAAGGGCGGCACAGTGGTATATGTGCGCGTGGACTTCAACGACTTTCTGAGGCTGCCTGTCGATCAGCCGCCCGCGATTCCTGAGGGGCCGCTGCCAGCGGAGCTTTCAGAGATTGTGCCGGAAGCGGGGATGTTGCCCGGCGATGCGTTGATAACAAAGCGGCATCATGGTGCCTTCGCCCGCACCGAACTGGAGAGCCTGTTAAAGACGCATGGCGTGGAAACCGTTGTAATTTGCGGCGTTTCGACCAGCGTTGGCGTGGAGTCGACAGCGCGGCAGGGTACAGGATTGGGCTTCGCATTCGTGGTGGTGGAAGATGCGTGCGGCGCGATGACAGTTGAGGAGCATGAGTACGCGGTCAGGACAATTTTCCCGCGGCTGTCAAAGGTGCGATCGACGGATCAAGTGATCGCAGCCCTTGCTTAAAACCGCGCCCAAAAACGAACCAAAGACGAAGGCCGCAGAGCGGCTTCCGGCAGGCATCTGGAAGGTTGGGACAGTAGCGATCCTGGGATCGTTTCTGTCCCAACTGGACGCAACGGTAGTCAATGTGTCGCTGCCGACGCTGGCTGTGGAACTGCACAGTGCACTTTCGACGATCCAGTGGGTGACGAGCGGATACCTGCTGGCACTGGCGTTGATGCTGCCGATGAATAGTTGGCTGGTGGAGCGGATCGGCGCAAAGAGGCTGTACGTGTGGTGCTTCGCCACGTTTACGCTGTCGTCGGCGCTATGCGGAGCAGCATGGTCGGCGGAATCGCTGGTTGGGTTTCGTGTGCTGCAGGGCATGAGTGGCGGCTTGCTGGCCCCTATGGCGCAGATGATGATTGCTCGCGCGGCCGGTAAGCACATGGCGCGCGTAATGGGCTATGCGGCACTGCCGATTCTACTGGGTCCGATTTTGGGACCGGTGCTGGCTGGAACAATTCTGCAACATGCTTCGTGGCGTTGGCTCTTCCTGGTCAATGTGCCGGTATGCCTGGCGGGAATCGTAATGGCGGTGTTGTTTCTGCCGGATGATAGCGGCGAGCGCAGGCTGCGTGCCTTCGATGGCATGGGGTTCGCGCTGCTGTCGCCAGGGCTTGTGCTGTTTCTTTACAGTAGCGACCATTTGCAGGAGACGACTGGGCGCGTGCTGATGGGTATTGCGGCAGTGCTGCTGGGGCTGTTTGTGCGGCATGGCATGGTGAAGGGCGAAGGCGCGCTTCTGGATCTGGAGCTGTTTCAGCGGAAGGTGTTTGCTACCGCAGCCTCGACACAGTTTCTGTCGAATGGCGTTTCCTATGCCGCGCAGATGCTTGTGCCTTTCTACCTAATCCGTGTGTGCGGAAAATCGCCAAGCGAGACGGGTCTAATGCTGGCGCCGCTGGGCCTGGGAATGGTGTGCGTCTACCCGATGATGGGGAAGCTCACGCAGCGTTTTGGGATTCGGCGGGTGGCGGCGACAGGGGCCGCGCTGGCGCTGGCGGGGCTTGTGCCGATGGTATTCCTGGCGAACTACGGGTTAGTGACGGCGGTGTTTGTGGCGGCGCTGGTGGTGCGTGGTTTGGGGCAGGGCGCTGTCGGAATTCCGTCGATCACGGCGGCCTACGCTTCGGTGCCGAAACGCGAGCTGCCGATGGCGACGACTTCGCTTAATATTGTGCAGCGGCTGGGCGGACCGACGCTGACTACGGCGTGCGCGACCTTCCTGGCGTGGCGTATGAGGCTAGGCGGCGGCGATTCGGCAAAGGCATTTGTGGCAGGGTTTGCGCTGCTTTGCGGGCTACAGGCGCTGGTGCTGTTGTCGGCGCTACAGTTGCCGACGCGCGTGGAGAGCCCAGTAAACGAGAAGATGCAGTTGGATGCAGCGGCTGAGTAGCTTCTAAAGCCAATTTTCAGTGGGATGACACGCGGTAGTGCCACTGCTCGCCAACTGAATTTTGCCAAGCAAATTTTATAAGATTGGTCGGGGAGAGAGGATTCGAACCTCCGACCCCCTGGTCCCGAACCAGGTGCTCTACCAGGCTGAGCCACTCCCCGACGTGTTGGTTAATCCCCGGTAATGTTGATTTTAACGCATTCAGGCAGATGCCGCAAACTGAGCAGAATTGGGACCATTGGGACCAACTGGCAATTTGATTGACAAATCTGCCCCGGTATTCTGGCCTGCAAACAGACCCATTTCTGACGCCATCCGCTGACGGAACCCATCTTGGAAGTGCGTATAGATTGAGGTAGTTCGCAGATTTGCATGTCCCACCCATTCGGTAATCAAGTCGCCCGGAACACCACTTGCCTGCAAAACTGAGACCCGGCCATGTTCTGCGATAGAGCGAGTGTAGATGCCCTGTACGAAGCTGGTAAGGGCATCCGAGCGAACGCCTCCAAGCTCTTCACTTTTTGATCTGAGGATGTAAGAGCCCGGACAACACCCCGACGTGTCCACGCCCCGACCAGACTCAGCTTTCCTAAAGTTGTTCGCCGAGTTCCTTTTCGACGCGCTCCATAGTCAACCTGTCGGCTCTAAAGAGAGGGTTACGAGCGGCATGTGACACGGCTTCGAGAGCAGATCGTACTTGAGCAGGAGTTAGTTCAGCTACGCCCAACGCGCTGGCGGATGCAGACCTAACACGATAGTCCGAAGAAGATAACAATTTCAGCAGCTCTGAGAACTGCTTTTCGTCTCCCATTAAGAAAAGAGCATCGGCGAAGCCAACTCTCGCATTGTCATCTGTTTCTGTTTCTAGTGCGTGTTGTATCTCTGCAATATACTTCCTGCCATCCAACTGAGCGATAGCCCCCGCTGCATAGGCCCTAACTAAAGCATTTTCATCTTGAAGTTTTGCAGCGATCAGCGGGAGTGCCTTTCTATCACCGATCTGGTCTAGGCTTTCAAGTGTGACGATTCTGACCAGGAACGCGGAGTCGCCCAATAATGGATAAAGCCAAGGCACCGCTATAGATTCTTCTTCATGAAGAGAGCCGAGACACTCGACCGCTGAATATCGAACGGATCCGGTCGCCACGGATGCCAGATGGAGGCTCCAGACGCAGCGAGGCCGCCCCCAGAGGGAAGGCCTGCCGACGTAGGAGAGGGAGCTATACGATTGCGCCAGCGAACTTACGATCCAACGATTCGCGACGATGTAAAAGGTCTACAGACTCGGCTAGCAGGACGCAACTGGCCCCATAAGACGGATTGATCTCTAAAACGATGAGGTTCTGTTCTAGGGCCTTAGCCAAGAGTTTCTGCGCCTGATCCTGACCGGTTGCTCCCTCCGCCAGCCCATAGGCCCTCGTGATGTCCTGGAGAGTGAGTTCCTCCTTTTGACGCGTCACCACTTCGAAAACGATGTTTCCAGCTTTGAAGCCATCCGCTGCCAGAGCCACCACGCCATTAGCGACAACAAGAAAAGGCTGTCTCTCTTCGGTGCTCAGGAACACCTGGACGGACTTCTGATCTATCAGAAGTCCGTCCAACCAACCGTCGTGGAATTGATCGTAATTCTTCATCTTGTTCGACTCCTCATTGCGGCTTAGATCGGTGGGCTTCAAGGGCCGTCCCGATCCACGATCTTCGTGAGTCGGCGGCTACCATCTGCGGGACGCCCGATGTCATGTGCATGGGGATCGCCCTGACTGTGATCGTGCCCATGATCCACGTCGGTTTCTGGATGCCCGTCTGGTTCGTACCTTCTAGCCTGTTTGGGACTTCCATCCGGCTGTGCCGTCTGCGACTAGGAGCCAGGTTGTCCAGTCCAAGGATTCGACGTAGGCTGATTGGTCTGCGTTCCTGGTGTTGCTGCCGCAGTCGTCGGAGCTGGCGTTGCGCCGACGGGCGCTGCGGGTGGCGGAGGCGGCAGTCAGGGCCGCGAAGCGGTCGGAGCGAGAGCGCAGAGCCTTGAACGGACGCCAGAGCGCAGGGTATTTCGGCCACCAACGCCCCGGCCCTGTGTTTTCAACACGTTCACGCACAGCAACCGCCGCGTTTACGCAGAACCTCCACCGAAGCCCATTTTTTCCTCTTAGCCGCTGATTCCACACGCGTTCACCCACAGCAACCTGTAAACACCAGTGTTTTCCCATCTTGCAGCTGTAGATCGCTCATTTCATTGTGGTTCCCGCAGAGGAACCTAAAGTTCCTCCACAGCTCCCATTCGGGGGTGACGTGTCACCCCTATTCCGATGCCGGAGGCAGCGCGCTCTTTCTCCCGGTCGCCACAGGCCGCCGAATGCAGGCCAACGACACAGTAAGGCATCAGGGAAGGACCTCATTACTGGACTTCTACTCCTGTCTTGATGGCTTACGTCTGTGCTTTCGAAACCCATTTAGGCACACCTTTACTCCGATCAAGAATGGCACCGCAGAAAGGATCCCGAACGCCAACGATTGCTTTTCGTATGCGACAGCCAAGAAGCCGACCCCGCATAGGATAAAGGCAATGCCGAACATCCAAGCGCCTATCCTCTGCACAAGAGGAGCGTCGGGTGAGCCTTTCCACAAGAACACATCAACATCTCGTGTGTTTCGAAGTGGATCGGGCCAAACAGTATTACGTTGCTTCGCCTCGATCTCTTCGAGGAGCCTCTCTTGAGCGGAGATTTTGACTTTTCTCATCATTTGCCTACTTTGACAATCCACAACCAACTGAAGACACGAATTGGTCTAAGAGCAAACCAGCAGCGCTAAACTTGCTATCAGCTTCTGCGTTTCCGAATGCCCTCACTTGGCGCGAACTCCCTATTTGCATCTTAGTGCCCACACCAAATCTACCCATGGCTGATTCATCGCTAGGTGATGACCTTGGCTGCTGTTTGGTCCACATTTGCATCGCTGCTTGGTGAATGGCCATCGCATCGACTGGATCTACAAGACATTCAAACGCTCCCGGCGGCGGCGGTGGCGGAGTGCGTGGAGTCGGCCCTATTGTGGCGGGATTCTCTATATACAAACCGCCGGGGATACCGTAGCCAGTTAGGGCAATATTATTAGTCTTACCCGAAAGCCACTCGGTCGTTGAAACACCTGTAGGAGCTGACCAGTCCGAAACATTAGTTCCCAGGATCAGATTTCCGCTCGCGTCCGTGAGAGACAAAGTTCCGGTAGTCGGGTCTAGGGTGCCTCCCGTCGACTTTTCCGTACAACCATCGCAGTCTATGTAATGTCCTGCGTTGGCCTTTTCCTCTGTTGAATTGTCGCAATCCCCAGTGTTCGTGGTGAAGGTCCCATCGCCTTTATCATTAACGCAGTCCATCCCTGTTGGATCGGTATTAACCAGCGGGTTGTTCCGACCATAGCTGTACAGGTTGAGGCTTTGAGGGTTTGTTTGATCTGCATAGGCCAACTGCGATGGATCGGGGCTCATAAAGCGCCCCATTGAGCTTGCGTAATACCTGGCCCCGAAGTAGTCATTGCCACTCTCAGCGTCACGTTCATTGCCGGTGAACTTGTAGTTGTTGGGCGAAGAGGACGCAGCGAGTTCCTGTCCGAAGGGGTAGTAGGTATCTGAGGACACCGGCCAGCCTTCCGCACCGATCTCCATTCGCGTACTGCCAAGCTGATCGCTGATGTAGTAGTTCGTGGTTTCGACAGGCTTCTGGATGTAGAAGAACGTCGTCACACTGGAGTTTGCGTTTGTCACACCGGACGTCCCAGAGAAGCTCAACCCTGCGGAGGGGGATTGATTGTAGATCTGGGTCACGGTTCCATTGGTGCTCACAATTGCGGCCTTGGCAATGAACAGGAACCAGGAACCGGCAGGCGTCTCCGGCCCAGCCACAAGCGAGGCAGTCGAAACCGTCTTGCCTGCATAGCTGGCCAGATTCACCGTCCGCAACTGCCAGGTTGTTTGGCTCTGGTTGCCGTCGGCTGCCAGGGGCTGTCCGTTCTCGTCTGTGGTGCTGTCGGCGTTCGTGCCGTCGGTGAAGCCGAGATGGATACCGCCCACTACGCCTCCGGACTGCGTCTGGCGGAAGCCCAGAATATCGCCGCTTTGGATCGTGTATCCGCTCAAAGGAAGCGTCCATGAGGCAGACTGGCCTGTCCCGCTGAAGGTCGCCTGTACTCCGAGACCTTTGTCCGAGTTCGCCAAATGTGTCGGTGAACCGGCTTACGGAACCAACTTATGCCCGAACGCGTATGACCCTGCATGAAACGACTCCTGCCTTTTGTCGCTGTTGTGTCTGTCTTATCGTCTTTTGCTTCTTTCTTTGCGCTGGCGGAAGATAACCATGCTGCTCCGGCGACAATCCGCCGTCTGGACGGATCGACGATATCCGGCTCTGACGCAGAATCTTTTGCAAAAAAGACGCTCGAAGCAGCCCATGTTACTGGTGCCCAGATCGCCGTTCTCAACTCCGGCCATCTGGTTTGGAGCGCCGCTTTCGGCCAACGCCGTACTGCTGAAACTGGAGCTTCTCTACTCATGGATACTGACACTACCCTTTGGGCTGCCTCCATTACCAAGAGCGTTTTCTCAACCTATGTGATGCAGTTGGTCGAGCGCGGCGAATTCAATCTCGATCTGCCTATTTCGCAGCAACTCCCTCAACCACTCGATACTTACGAGCCATACAAATTCAAAGCATCCGCGATCGTTCATGATCCTTTGTGGCTGACGGTTACGCCGCGCATGTTGCTTAGTCATACCTCGGGTCTAGCTAATTTTGCCGATCTCGAAGCGGACAAAAAGATGCGTCTTCGCTTCAAGCCGGGCAGCCAGTTTCTCTACTCCGGCGAGGGCATTAACCTTGTTCAGTTTGTCCTTGAGCAAAGGGCGCAGAAGCCACTGGATCAGATCCTGCAGGAGGCTTTTTTTACGCCGCTCGGCATGGCTCGTACCGGCCTCATTTACCGCACCGAATTTGCCGATGATGTAGCTGACCGCTACGACTTGAACGAAAAATTTCGTTCCAAGACGCAACGGTTTCCAGCGCGTGCTGCCGGCTCCATGACGACCAGCGCTGAAGATCTTGCCCGCTTTGTCTCAGCGCTGTTTGCTGGGAAAATTCTCAAACCGGCGACTATGCAGCAGATGTTTCATCCTTACTTTGTCATCCACGATGAACATGAATTTCCACTCAAGGCAAATGAACCTGAAAGCGCCGAGGCACCTGGGGTTGGTCTTGGCTATGGAGTGGGCTGGGGGCTTTTAACTCACACCAAATTCGGCCCGGCATTCTTTAAAGAAGGTCATGGTGACGGTGCTCAGAACTACATTCTCTGCTTTGAGCGCAGCCAGTCCTGCATGATCATTCTTACCAATAGCGACAATGGAGAACTTGCTTTTCGCCCGTTGTTGGAAACCATTCTCGGAGATACGGTAACTCCGTGGGAATGGGAAGGCTACACGCCGTCTTACATTGAGGCGAGCCGTAAGAATCAATAGTACGCACTGTGGGGCGGCTCGTAAGATGAGTTGTATGACGCCACGCGAGCAGGTCCACATTGCAAAGTTTCGTGTTCTCGATGGCGGTATGGCCTCTGAACTTGAATTTCTTGGTGCGGATATCCGTGGTCCACTCTGGTCTGCGCATGTGCTTGAAGATGCGCCGGAGAAAGTGATTGCAGTCCATCGCTCCTATCTTGAAGCGGGAGCGAATGTGTTACTCACTGCGAGCTATCAAGTTTCGCGCAAAGGCTATGCCGAATACGGACTTGATCGTGGTCGCGCCGATGCAGCGCTGCTGCGCTCGGTGGAGCTTGCGAACAGAGCCCGACGTGCATTTCCTCAAAAAGAAATTCTGATCGCTGCATCGTTGGGGCCTTACGGCGCCGCTCTTCATGATGGCTCTGAATATCACGGTAACTACGATTGCACGTTTGCAGAGCTCGTTCACTTTCACGAGGAACGAATCGCCGTGCTGGCTGGAAGTAACGCCGATCTGCTTGCCTTTGAAACCATTCCCTCACTCGAAGAGGCGCGAGCTATTGGTGACGCATGCAAGTCCTGGCCCGATCTGGCGGTATGGTTTTCGTTTACCTGCCGGAATGCCAACGAGGTGGTTCATGGCGAATCTCTTTGTGCCTGTGCGGAATTCGCAGCGGGCCTATCTCAAACGGTGGCCATAGGGATTAACTGTACTCAGCCTGCTTTTATCCCGGGGCTAATTGCCGAGCTTCGCCGGGCAAGCGATAAGCCGATTGTCGTTTACCCCAATTCTGGCGAGGGATGGGATGCTGAACATCGCTGCTGGACGGGCAGCACAGATCCGGCGGAGTTTGGTGCTCTTGCGAAGGGGTGGTTTTCTGCTGGGGCTGATCTTGTTGGTGGTTGTTGCCGTACTCGGCCTGCTCATATTCGCCAGGTTGCTGCTGCTTTGATTTGATTTAGGGCGAAAGGATGGTGAATCTGCCATGCCTCCGGGGGAGGGGGGCTATGTAGATTTTTGCGGGTTCTTTTGGGGATGATGGATGGACGGGTAGGGGAAGAAGCAGATTCCCTGCGGGAATGACAGACAGAACGGCAAGGGCCACTGCAAAGGCAACTACGAAAGCAAGGCAACTGCAAGGGCAACTGCGAAAGGCAAGGGCTACTACGATGGGCTAGGGTGCGTTAGGTTAATTGTGCTGCAATGGAGGGTAATTTTCTGCAGTGTGGTTTGCTCTAGACTTTCACTGGTTCTGAGAGTAGTTGTTTTGCGATTGTCATCAATTGCATGTTTGAGGTTCCTTCGTAAATCTTTCCGATTTTTGCGTCTCGAAAATACTTTTCTGCTGGGTAGTCCCGCACATATCCGTTGCCGCCGAAGACTTCTACGCACTGGCTGGCTACTCGCTCCGCAATCTGCGAGACGAAATACTTGGTCATGGCGGCCTCGGTTACATATGACAAGCCGGCGTCTTTGCGGCGTGCCGCGTTATAGACCATGAGCCGCGCGGCTGCGATCTCTGTGGCCATTTCTGCGAGTACGAATTGGACGGCCTGGAACTCGACGATGGCCTTCCCAAACTGCTTTCTCTGTTGC comes from the Acidicapsa ligni genome and includes:
- a CDS encoding TetR/AcrR family transcriptional regulator — encoded protein: MPSVSSNPKKATPSKAVRRPPQQERSERTLAAILDVAAGLFAEVGFEATTMTAIAARSNTSIGGLYHYFPDKNSVVLALLKQYGHAIETEWKSLIDQAPGLTPQKFANIFIETMLRVVHQHPCYLALQTARVRFRRDPASRRALRLAIANAFRAKNPALTEGRAFLSANVVIQTVSGMTRLFAESTPEDQPIIVADYKVILTTYLTTILRG
- a CDS encoding HEAT repeat domain-containing protein; this translates as MPWLYPLLGDSAFLVRIVTLESLDQIGDRKALPLIAAKLQDENALVRAYAAGAIAQLDGRKYIAEIQHALETETDDNARVGFADALFLMGDEKQFSELLKLLSSSDYRVRSASASALGVAELTPAQVRSALEAVSHAARNPLFRADRLTMERVEKELGEQL
- the mmuM gene encoding homocysteine S-methyltransferase, which gives rise to MTPREQVHIAKFRVLDGGMASELEFLGADIRGPLWSAHVLEDAPEKVIAVHRSYLEAGANVLLTASYQVSRKGYAEYGLDRGRADAALLRSVELANRARRAFPQKEILIAASLGPYGAALHDGSEYHGNYDCTFAELVHFHEERIAVLAGSNADLLAFETIPSLEEARAIGDACKSWPDLAVWFSFTCRNANEVVHGESLCACAEFAAGLSQTVAIGINCTQPAFIPGLIAELRRASDKPIVVYPNSGEGWDAEHRCWTGSTDPAEFGALAKGWFSAGADLVGGCCRTRPAHIRQVAAALI
- a CDS encoding serine hydrolase domain-containing protein, whose product is MKRLLPFVAVVSVLSSFASFFALAEDNHAAPATIRRLDGSTISGSDAESFAKKTLEAAHVTGAQIAVLNSGHLVWSAAFGQRRTAETGASLLMDTDTTLWAASITKSVFSTYVMQLVERGEFNLDLPISQQLPQPLDTYEPYKFKASAIVHDPLWLTVTPRMLLSHTSGLANFADLEADKKMRLRFKPGSQFLYSGEGINLVQFVLEQRAQKPLDQILQEAFFTPLGMARTGLIYRTEFADDVADRYDLNEKFRSKTQRFPARAAGSMTTSAEDLARFVSALFAGKILKPATMQQMFHPYFVIHDEHEFPLKANEPESAEAPGVGLGYGVGWGLLTHTKFGPAFFKEGHGDGAQNYILCFERSQSCMIILTNSDNGELAFRPLLETILGDTVTPWEWEGYTPSYIEASRKNQ
- a CDS encoding isochorismatase family protein, translating into MSDLHLVTKKTALVVIDLQKGIVGRPIVPHAAPEILERSSRLARAIREKGGTVVYVRVDFNDFLRLPVDQPPAIPEGPLPAELSEIVPEAGMLPGDALITKRHHGAFARTELESLLKTHGVETVVICGVSTSVGVESTARQGTGLGFAFVVVEDACGAMTVEEHEYAVRTIFPRLSKVRSTDQVIAALA
- a CDS encoding DHA2 family efflux MFS transporter permease subunit gives rise to the protein MLKTAPKNEPKTKAAERLPAGIWKVGTVAILGSFLSQLDATVVNVSLPTLAVELHSALSTIQWVTSGYLLALALMLPMNSWLVERIGAKRLYVWCFATFTLSSALCGAAWSAESLVGFRVLQGMSGGLLAPMAQMMIARAAGKHMARVMGYAALPILLGPILGPVLAGTILQHASWRWLFLVNVPVCLAGIVMAVLFLPDDSGERRLRAFDGMGFALLSPGLVLFLYSSDHLQETTGRVLMGIAAVLLGLFVRHGMVKGEGALLDLELFQRKVFATAASTQFLSNGVSYAAQMLVPFYLIRVCGKSPSETGLMLAPLGLGMVCVYPMMGKLTQRFGIRRVAATGAALALAGLVPMVFLANYGLVTAVFVAALVVRGLGQGAVGIPSITAAYASVPKRELPMATTSLNIVQRLGGPTLTTACATFLAWRMRLGGGDSAKAFVAGFALLCGLQALVLLSALQLPTRVESPVNEKMQLDAAAE
- a CDS encoding RHS repeat-associated core domain-containing protein; protein product: MANSDKGLGVQATFSGTGQSASWTLPLSGYTIQSGDILGFRQTQSGGVVGGIHLGFTDGTNADSTTDENGQPLAADGNQSQTTWQLRTVNLASYAGKTVSTASLVAGPETPAGSWFLFIAKAAIVSTNGTVTQIYNQSPSAGLSFSGTSGVTNANSSVTTFFYIQKPVETTNYYISDQLGSTRMEIGAEGWPVSSDTYYPFGQELAASSSPNNYKFTGNERDAESGNDYFGARYYASSMGRFMSPDPSQLAYADQTNPQSLNLYSYGRNNPLVNTDPTGMDCVNDKGDGTFTTNTGDCDNSTEEKANAGHYIDCDGCTEKSTGGTLDPTTGTLSLTDASGNLILGTNVSDWSAPTGVSTTEWLSGKTNNIALTGYGIPGGLYIENPATIGPTPRTPPPPPPGAFECLVDPVDAMAIHQAAMQMWTKQQPRSSPSDESAMGRFGVGTKMQIGSSRQVRAFGNAEADSKFSAAGLLLDQFVSSVGCGLSK